Proteins encoded together in one Vulcanisaeta thermophila window:
- a CDS encoding acetyl-CoA C-acetyltransferase — protein MGEYREAYIVYFKRTAFSRVKREDPKFDVFYDISGPTLFSKLMVRAVEDIGIKPEEVDHVIVGNALQGGDNWSMGGRIPVFLAKFPVTVPAMAVDMQCASSFDAIGIGAMEIWTGQADIVFAGGYEHMSRVPMYNNPYIVPHLNLATDPEYKMYDMATGYVMGLTAEKLAALKGITREEMDRWAYRSHMLATKAYEDGYFRDEILPIEVVKDGQRIVVDRDLSVRPNTSLEALAKLPPAFKPGGVITAGNSAPLNSGASLVVLMSGKKVRELGIKPLARVVSLGWAAVDPSIMGEGPVPASRRALAKAGLRVEDIDIWEINEAFAVVTLNAIKELGIDENRVNPRGGAIAIGHPLGATGARLVGTLARQLQLTGKEYGLATACVGGGQGYAVIIQRA, from the coding sequence ATGGGGGAGTATAGGGAAGCATACATAGTTTACTTCAAGAGGACAGCGTTCTCAAGAGTTAAGAGGGAGGATCCAAAGTTCGATGTCTTCTACGACATAAGCGGGCCCACGTTATTCTCGAAACTCATGGTAAGGGCTGTGGAGGATATTGGGATAAAACCCGAGGAGGTGGATCACGTAATCGTGGGCAACGCACTGCAGGGGGGTGATAATTGGAGTATGGGGGGTAGGATACCCGTATTCCTAGCCAAGTTCCCAGTCACGGTGCCCGCAATGGCCGTGGACATGCAATGCGCCTCATCCTTCGACGCCATTGGCATAGGCGCCATGGAGATATGGACGGGGCAGGCGGACATCGTGTTCGCGGGTGGTTACGAGCACATGTCCAGGGTACCCATGTACAACAACCCATACATAGTACCGCACCTAAACCTAGCCACTGACCCTGAGTATAAAATGTACGATATGGCCACGGGCTACGTAATGGGATTAACAGCGGAGAAGCTGGCAGCCCTCAAGGGAATAACCCGTGAGGAGATGGATAGATGGGCCTACAGAAGCCACATGCTGGCGACTAAGGCTTACGAGGATGGCTACTTCAGGGATGAGATACTACCCATTGAGGTGGTTAAGGATGGGCAGAGGATAGTGGTCGACAGGGACCTAAGCGTCAGACCCAACACATCCCTAGAGGCACTGGCCAAGTTACCACCCGCCTTTAAGCCCGGCGGTGTTATAACGGCTGGGAACTCAGCCCCCCTGAACTCGGGCGCATCACTGGTGGTCCTCATGTCAGGGAAGAAGGTTAGGGAATTGGGCATAAAGCCCCTGGCCAGGGTAGTCTCGCTGGGTTGGGCCGCCGTGGACCCATCAATAATGGGCGAGGGACCAGTACCAGCAAGCAGGAGAGCCCTAGCCAAGGCTGGGCTTAGGGTTGAGGATATTGATATTTGGGAGATAAACGAGGCATTCGCAGTGGTGACCCTCAACGCCATCAAGGAACTGGGCATTGATGAGAATAGGGTAAACCCAAGGGGCGGTGCAATAGCCATAGGGCACCCCTTGGGGGCCACGGGGGCAAGGCTCGTGGGAACACTGGCCAGGCAGTTGCAATTAACGGGTAAGGAGTATGGCCTAGCCACGGCATGCGTGGGCGGTGGTCAGGGCTATGCAGTGATTATACAAAGAGCATAG
- a CDS encoding sulfurtransferase TusA family protein, whose translation MELKPHRSIRISGVGCLSPVEVNRAIREVPIGGILEILSNDPCSKDDIKVWARYTGNELVLVDYAGDGWYRFLIRRRR comes from the coding sequence GTGGAGTTAAAGCCCCATAGAAGCATTAGGATTTCTGGGGTTGGTTGCCTGAGCCCTGTGGAGGTTAATAGGGCAATTAGGGAGGTGCCCATTGGGGGTATTTTGGAGATACTAAGTAATGATCCCTGTTCCAAGGATGATATTAAGGTCTGGGCCAGGTACACTGGCAATGAGTTGGTATTGGTTGATTACGCTGGTGATGGTTGGTATAGGTTTTTAATTAGGCGTAGGAGGTGA
- a CDS encoding DsrE family protein produces MSATSVTQESGKGSNKVAFFVTAPPADEPRYETMLGYALAAAAMGFEVLIFFTLDAALTVKKQVFSKMNQKIRERVQEAMKMGVKFAACSSAIQTYGIKQEEIIDGVEVWGIASFYDYAANAKMVISW; encoded by the coding sequence ATGTCCGCCACCAGTGTAACTCAGGAGAGTGGCAAGGGGAGCAATAAAGTAGCGTTCTTTGTAACAGCACCACCCGCTGATGAGCCTAGGTACGAGACCATGCTTGGCTACGCATTAGCGGCTGCCGCCATGGGCTTCGAGGTACTGATATTCTTCACATTAGACGCGGCGCTAACCGTTAAGAAGCAGGTCTTTAGTAAAATGAACCAGAAGATTAGGGAGAGGGTTCAGGAGGCGATGAAGATGGGTGTTAAGTTCGCCGCATGCTCATCAGCAATACAGACGTATGGTATTAAGCAGGAGGAGATCATAGACGGTGTTGAGGTTTGGGGTATAGCATCATTCTATGACTACGCCGCCAATGCCAAGATGGTTATATCATGGTGA
- a CDS encoding sulfurtransferase has protein sequence MRALVSVQWLYKHLNDALIIEVNREPHMGYYQWHIPNSRFLHDDLVYELLRSGKSPREQYLKGLMDAVGDDTERTMVLYDEGDGRSATLTYLLLRSLGYRNVAILNGGKRAWLTQVGLQCTCGGKLHNEPTGTRAQPSPSIAINDIVSRDELLRAPPRVGETLTLIDARTPEEYETAHIPGAINIPWTVVYNDDGTFREPSEIRKVLSSHGVNEDSNIIIYCRTGHRSSVLWFTMKELLGMPNVKVYLGSWVEWSSNPESPVKTGPNP, from the coding sequence GTGCGTGCATTGGTGAGCGTACAGTGGCTTTATAAGCACCTAAACGATGCGTTGATTATCGAGGTGAATAGGGAACCGCACATGGGTTATTACCAATGGCATATACCCAACTCAAGGTTTCTACATGATGATTTGGTTTATGAATTACTAAGGTCAGGTAAATCACCGAGAGAGCAATACCTAAAGGGCCTCATGGATGCCGTGGGCGATGACACCGAGAGGACCATGGTACTTTATGACGAGGGTGATGGCAGATCCGCAACACTTACATACCTATTATTAAGATCCCTTGGGTATAGAAATGTGGCCATACTCAACGGAGGCAAGAGGGCGTGGCTAACCCAGGTAGGCCTTCAATGCACATGCGGTGGTAAACTCCACAACGAACCCACAGGGACCAGGGCGCAACCATCACCGAGTATCGCCATTAACGATATTGTGAGCAGGGATGAATTACTGAGGGCACCGCCCAGGGTTGGCGAGACCCTAACGTTAATAGACGCCAGAACCCCGGAGGAGTACGAGACAGCGCACATACCAGGTGCCATAAACATACCCTGGACCGTGGTGTATAATGACGATGGGACCTTCAGGGAACCCAGCGAGATAAGGAAGGTACTCTCAAGCCATGGGGTAAATGAGGATAGCAACATAATCATATACTGCAGGACAGGGCATAGATCCTCAGTACTGTGGTTCACAATGAAGGAGCTACTGGGTATGCCCAACGTTAAGGTATACCTAGGTTCGTGGGTTGAGTGGTCATCAAACCCAGAATCACCGGTAAAAACAGGGCCCAACCCCTAG
- a CDS encoding DUF1641 domain-containing protein encodes MSQVMIKDIINSLLTGTSTMDKKELDITIKEATQCLLCALYGVSTNVQHEIKPINGLVGLIQALNDPYVRKGLGLLIELEGAWAGASMPLRRLRALAMENPHAP; translated from the coding sequence ATGAGCCAAGTAATGATTAAGGACATTATTAACTCATTACTAACTGGAACCTCAACAATGGATAAGAAGGAATTAGACATAACGATTAAGGAGGCAACCCAATGCCTACTCTGCGCACTCTACGGCGTGTCCACCAACGTGCAGCATGAGATCAAGCCCATAAATGGATTAGTGGGATTAATACAGGCGCTCAATGACCCCTACGTCAGAAAGGGCCTGGGACTCCTCATTGAATTAGAAGGAGCCTGGGCGGGTGCATCGATGCCGCTGAGAAGGTTAAGAGCCTTAGCGATGGAAAATCCACATGCTCCGTAG